One window from the genome of Cryptomeria japonica chromosome 6, Sugi_1.0, whole genome shotgun sequence encodes:
- the LOC131062939 gene encoding uncharacterized protein LOC131062939, with translation MITMLRLNLFDIHPFHSHKQLVKHPFHSRTSWSSLAITNAHTQSLFSHFASNKLNMSEADITQIFRRAPRLQNLRTLDSVEQFIHYLKKRGCTDVQIAKIMRNRPSIITVSEKKLEPKIRLLEDFGFEGQTLTKLLTSNPNILSLSLEKSLLPKMMFLKSIFGTEDALVKAMLRAPQLIGCNLEKVLKPSLAFWEGFGLSRVELSKFLRLAPSVLLRSSLTPAEAVLIDNIGLDKGSKMFKYVLIAVTVSRMETLEARIENLKFWGLSAEEIWRLFRVAPLVLNFSKETIGEKMNFVVNHLKEPANSVVKHPLLLQKSLERSVRPRFQVWQKIESTTAPGLSIFKVLEMTEERFIKIIEGHPDSEILWSIFENAVSDAPSGTKRSSRLML, from the coding sequence ATGATAACCATGTTACGACTCAATCTATTCGACATACACCCATTCCATTCTCACAAACAGTTGGTTAAGCATCCATTTCATTCTCGCACGTCTTGGTCAAGCCTTGCCATTACCAATGCCCATACGCAGAGCCTCTTTTCACACTTTGCCTCCAACAAACTTAACATGTCTGAGGCTGATATCACTCAGATTTTCAGAAGGGCTCCCCGATTGCAGAATCTTCGAACCCTCGACAGCGTAGAGCAGTTTATTCATTATTTGAAGAAGCGCGGCTGCACCGACGTCCAAATTGCCAAAATAATGAGGAATCGGCCCTCAATAATCACCGTTTCAGAAAAAAAATTGGAACCCAAGATCAGGCTGCTGGAAGATTTCGGTTTTGAGGGTCAAACCCTGACGAAGCTTTTGACGAGCAATCCAAACATCTTGAGTCTGAGCCTCGAGAAAAGCCTTCTTCCCAAAATGATGTTTCTCAAGAGCATATTTGGGACCGAGGACGCGCTCGTTAAAGCCATGTTAAGAGCACCACAACTTATCGGTTGTAACCTGGAGAAGGTTCTCAAGCCCTCGCTTGCTTTCTGGGAGGGATTTGGTTTAAGCAGGGTGGAACTCTCTAAATTCTTACGGCTGGCTCCGAGCGTACTGTTACGCAGTTCACTAACGCCTGCAGAAGCCGTTCTCATTGATAACATTGGCCTTGATAAAGGAAGCAAAATGTTCAAATATGTTTTGATTGCAGTGACTGTTAGCCGCATGGAAACGTTGGAGGCCAGGATAGAGAATCTCAAGTTCTGGGGTCTCTCGGCCGAGGAAATCTGGCGACTATTTAGGGTTGCTCCTCTAGTCTTAAATTTTTCCAAGGAAACCATTGGTGAGAAGATGAATTTTGTAGTTAATCATTTGAAGGAACCTGCAAATTCTGTAGTGAAGCACCCTCTCCTGTTGCAAAAAAGTTTAGAACGGTCTGTGAGGCCCAGGTTTCAGGTTTGGCAGAAAATCGAGTCCACTACTGCCCCCGGTCTTTCTATTTTCAAGGTATTGGAGATGACAGAGGAAAGGTTTATAAAGATTATAGAAGGGCATCCTGACTCTGAAATCCTGTGGTCAATTTTTGAAAATGCCGTTTCCGATGCCCCCAGTGGCACAAAGAGATCAAGCAGGTTGATGCTGTGA